The Syngnathoides biaculeatus isolate LvHL_M chromosome 1, ASM1980259v1, whole genome shotgun sequence region GGCCGGTCTTATTCTGGAAGAGGAGGGAGTCGAGTGAAGCCCTTATTTTACTGCTGAGTTTTCAGAAATGGTTTGAaactttttcttgttgtttgcaGTCGGAAGTGGAATTGGCGCATGTTCGGTGTAGTACCACTTTGGGGCACAACACGCGGGGCGGCACCGAGCTTGAGCGGAAGACACACAGCGTCATTGGGAGGGAGAAGAAGAGGCGAGGGAGGTCCTACGCTAAACTCCGCCACAAACTTCCTTTTCAGCATTGCAGCCGAGTGTGTTCAACTTTGACAATTATCACAACAGCTACGCTCATTTCCATCGGCATTTTGCATGATACGTCGCCATCGAGCGTTGTACGCAATTGTATTTGTCGCTTTCTAGAAGTCAAAAATAgctgcgtttgttttttttttttttttttttcttctatcttgGTCAGATTATATGAAATGTGTGACAATTTGTATACTAACAAAACGACATggtataaaagcaaaaaaaaaatccacaaagattTTGGGGTTATTTTTGTATGCGTTTCTGACTTGACGggcgtggcggcggcggcggcggcggccgacgAGCCGTTGGTGGTCCCAAACTTTTCTTGGCGGCGGCGGACGTCtcgaggcggtttggccaccgAGTTGACGAAGGCCATCTTGACTTGGCGCTCTGCCGGACAAAAGGAGACCGCGTTCAAGCCCGGGACACGAGGACGACGCGCTCATTCGGCCCATTTTTCCCGCCCGCCTTTACCTTTGGGTTTGTTGGCGTGCGCCATGCTGATGTTCTGCGTGAGCCTGCGCAGGCGCGCCTCCCGCTCGTCGTGCAGCCGCAGGTACATCTCCCGCCAGGACTCGTACTCCTGCGGCGTCTCGCGCTTGAAGTCGCGCTGACAGTGGCGCATCCACAGCTCGTCAGAGTCTTCCGTGAACCACTGAGCAAAGACGCAAAGGGTCACGACGCGGCCCGACGTCCGTGTCATTCGAGACGAGAAACGCGTGAGCCGTTGAcgcttttcatttgaaattgcGTTTACAGCGAAGGAGTGAATTATCTGCGAGCGTGTGACCTGGTTGCTCTGCTCGATGCGGTAGAGCTGCTCCGGCGTGCAGCGCTCCAGGACGGGCTCCAGGATCTCGAAGGGGACGCCCCCCACCTCGTCGATGGCTGCAACGGGCACGCCGGGAAAGGCAAAAGCTCTCTCAATCAATTGCATCGTGACCGGCGTGAAAAGCGCAGCGCTTGAAAAGGGCAGATGATATTTAGCTATTCCAGGAGTTCACTTTCAAAAGCGCCGAGCGCTTTTTGTCCGCACGGAGCCGCCGAAAGGAACCGGGTCGAGCCGACGGCCGCAAACTTACAGTCGATGTTGTTCTGCAGCACGCGGATGCACTGCTCGTACAGGGTCATCATCCGCGGCAGGTAGGCGGTCTTGGACCCCGAGTAGACCACCATCTTGGAGTTGAAGCGCTTGCCCGTGAAGCCGGCGTCGTCTTCGTCGCTGAAGACGGGACCTGCCGCGCAAAGCCGGTCAGGGAGCGGCGCTCGGCGGGCGGCTTCGCTCGTTACCTTTCCGCCTCTGCGGCGACAGCGGCGTGACGTCGATGGAGGGCAGCGGGCGGTAATCGGGCTGGATGGCCGGCAGCCGCATTTCGGGAAGGGACGCGACGGCCTCGGTCGCCTGCCGGGAAACGGCTTCCGTGAGCGACGTGCTTATTTATGTAGCTAATGGCAACATAATTGTCCAGGACCAGGACAACAAAACATTGGCAACCGGAACACATCGGCCACAAAACCCAACTGGACTTTTGGGGGTTTTGCCAGAGAAACCTTTGGAGCACTGGGGCTCCCTTACCCTCTTGCGTCTTTCCGGCGCCGCCGCAGCCGACCCCGAGCGAGAACTCTTTGCGCTCTGAGCACCGTTGGCTTTGGAGGACGCGTCGGTCCGAGCGGCGCGACGggaagtcgtcgtcgtcgtcgtcgtcggggtggtggtggtggcggacGGGCGAGAAGGGCGACTGCACGAGGACGAGGGTGCCGCcgcgttcttcttcttcttcttcttgacgGAAGACGTGGGCGCGTCGTACGTCAGGAAGGACTCGAAGGACATGGTGGGCGTCTCAAAATCCTCCTCGCGGTCCTCCTCGCTACCGGGCCAGTCCTTCTGCTCTTGCGGTCGCCCTGGCAACGGAAGCTCAAAATGAGTTGGATTGCGAAAACGAGGAAAACTATTTGTTCcgtgaattccccccccccccccgaggaaaCAAGCCCGAAGGGGTTTGGTCAGAATCGTCTTGTCCGCCGACGCCCGCATTGCGTCACGTGACCCGATTCAAGTCTCaccttcctcttctttcctGGCCTCCTCCCGCTTGCTCCCGTCCGACTTCCTGTCGCGCTTGGCGGACTTCGCGGCGGGGCCGCGCTCTCTGTCGGCGCTCCGCTTCTTGCCGTCGGCGCGGCTGGAGGGCGGGAGGTCGGCGTGACGGCGGCGGTTCTTGTCGGCTCTGTCGAGCTTCCCGTGTTTGGAGTCTTTGCGGGGAACCGCCGGCAgacggggaggaggagggctgggctcgggctcgggctcggggcTGTCGAACCTGTCCGACCGCGGGGGGCTGTACCGCCGGTGCAGGGGCGGCGAGGGGGAGCCGTCGGTCCGATAGCCTcgctcctcttcttcctcctcccccctttcttcttcttcttcttcttcgtcgtcTTGGCCGTACGAAGGCTCCTCTTCCTCAGGGGACGGTTGGCGCCGGCGTCGACGGACGGCCGCCTCGGCGCCTCGAGAATGCGACCGCGGTGCCTCTTTGACGAGACTGTTGCCGCTTCGACTGtcgatgagcaaaaaaaaaaaaaaaaaaaaacagggatggAAATGACCGTGTCGGTTTTGTGACTTTTGCCATTCAGATCCGATCCAAGAGTTCATATGTCGCGCCGCCAACGCGGTTGTGGACAGCGAACACCTTCAAACACCGAGCACGCAGCCGGACCTTCGACTAGCTGCCATTTGCGCTGAGCGACCGTTCGACCACGGGCGATATTGTCCCGTACGCTGCGCGAGGAAAGGCGCACTTTTCCGACGGCGCCCGTTCCGCCGTCCCCTCCCTTTTCTAGCGTGAGCGTTCCGGCTGCTACGAGGCCAAACGCGCGTTCTCACGCCCGCGACAGAGACTGCAACGTGTCCAGCGCCCCGCGAAAGTTGAACCTCACACCGCACGTTTTGATCGGTCCCCGCGCCGACGTGCCCTCACCGACCGGTCGGGGCGTTTCCTACCACGGACTGCCGAAGGTGGAGACATTACGTCCGAGTCGCTGGCGAAGACTCATCGGACCCCAGCGGACTATTTCACGTGCACCTTGGCGGTTTGAAGTCGGCCTAAACGCGCCACCTACAACAGCTGCCCTGGTCCTCATGTCACAATTGtggaatgatttttgttttgatttgatcCAGGTCACCGTCAGTCGTGAAATCCATTCAAGTGACCGGATCGCCCCCACTTGCATGGTTCCTGGCCAACGCTTCGTACCGTTGGCCTTTCGCACGGTACGCGCACGGCCGGGGTCAGAGGTCGTTCCAGGGAAATCGGCGCAACTCGACAGAAGACCCAAGTGAAACGGAAAGGACAAGGTGTAAACGTAAGTAGCGTACTTGTCGGCGGACTGCGGGACGAGCTTCTTCCACTTGGCCACCAGGTTTCTGGCCACCTCGGCGGCTACTTCATGTTTGCGAAAAGAGTTCACAGTTTTtcccactccggtttcctggcaaaacacacaaaacattgcTTGAAATCCAAAGCGGGTCAAACACACGAGACGGCCGCCCGACCGGTCAAGCTCACCACCAGGATTTCGACGGTCATCGGAACCTCGTCCAGTCTTTTAAGCGTCTTGAGGAGctaaaggaaaacaaagaacaacaatttTGGCGTGTGCAGAGTCTCAAGCTGCTTTCCAAATGCGTAAT contains the following coding sequences:
- the eloa gene encoding elongin-A gives rise to the protein MAEELLETVDRLQSRLMESPEPRKLLKTLKRLDEVPMTVEILVETGVGKTVNSFRKHEVAAEVARNLVAKWKKLVPQSADNRSGNSLVKEAPRSHSRGAEAAVRRRRRQPSPEEEEPSYGQDDEEEEEEERGEEEEEERGYRTDGSPSPPLHRRYSPPRSDRFDSPEPEPEPSPPPPRLPAVPRKDSKHGKLDRADKNRRRHADLPPSSRADGKKRSADRERGPAAKSAKRDRKSDGSKREEARKEEEGRPQEQKDWPGSEEDREEDFETPTMSFESFLTYDAPTSSVKKKKKKNAAAPSSSCSRPSRPSATTTTPTTTTTTTSRRAARTDASSKANGAQSAKSSRSGSAAAAPERRKRATEAVASLPEMRLPAIQPDYRPLPSIDVTPLSPQRRKGPVFSDEDDAGFTGKRFNSKMVVYSGSKTAYLPRMMTLYEQCIRVLQNNIDSIDEVGGVPFEILEPVLERCTPEQLYRIEQSNQWFTEDSDELWMRHCQRDFKRETPQEYESWREMYLRLHDEREARLRRLTQNISMAHANKPKERQVKMAFVNSVAKPPRDVRRRQEKFGTTNGSSAAAAAAATPVKIRPATVDYSGESGHPSLSSSPLDPSPGSSRSSAAVAGGHAWRDKPQVKKIAPMMAKTIKAFKNRFSRR